tggccttttaaagctagggtcattgcccatatttggcgattTTAGCCTTTTTTTCatattgtaaccataatggaggctataactcttatactgatggtagccctttacactagtagagtatcctccaatataattgctaattacctggtaccaacttactcagtgtcggctttcacacatcagtataggtagctcttttccaaaatggagcctgaaaaagaaactggaataggaatgctcatacaatgATAATGAGTTGATCAAATATGAATTGGATggtttataatttttcaaatatggttttttattccaacaaagtataggacttataacgaccattttctaaaatacaaaaaatatgctcatcaaatttcttccaatcaggacaagagatttacaaaaagacatatgcaaggcaagataatcaatttattggcaatttcatataaaacaaacccccaaggatttcgtgagggaatcaaatctgaccgtgtctaaggctttagtaaagatatctgcaatttgtttgttagtctcaacatattctaaaatcaatgttttgttttcaacaagttccctaataaaatgatgacgaatgtcaatatgtttggtgcgagagtgctgaacatgatttttggagatattaatagcacttgtattatcacaaaaaatggttaaagttttaacatcaaacccatagtttgccaacatttgtttcatccacaaaagttgagtacaatagcttccagcagcaatgtactcagcttcggctgttgacaaggagaaggagttttgttttttactatgccaggagaccaaattgtttcctaagtaaaaacaaccaccacttgtgctttttcgatcatcagtgtttcctgcccaatctgcatcactataacacacaaggttagaatttgtttctttggagtaccaaatgcctaaatcaagagtattattgatgtaacgaataattctttttacagcagtcacatgagactccatggggttcctttggaaacgagcacacactccaacactgtaacttatgtcagggcgacttgcagttaagtaaaggagactcccaatcatactcctgtaaagagttggatcaactttcttcccattttcatctttagaCAATTTGACTGTAGTACCCatgggagttttagcaggtttagatgcatcgagtccaaatcttttcactagacttcttacatacttgctttgtgaaatgaaaattccttcatcagactgcttcacttgaagtcctaggaagaaattgagttctcctacgATGCTCATCTtaaactcttcctgcatttgtttcacaaattcttgcactagagaatcattagtagaaccgaacactatatcatcaacatagatttatgctatcataatattttcatcaacatttttgatgaACAAtattttgtctactccccctctcttgtacccctttgagaccaaaaaatgagttagcctctcataccaagcccgtggggcttgtttcagcccataAAAAgatttttgcaatttaaaaacatgattaggattgtaaggatcctcaaaccctttgggttgttccacataatcttcctcattcaaaaatccatttaaaaaggcgaattttacatccatttggaacaatttaaaaccaagaacacatgaaatagctagtaataatcttatggattcaagtcttgcaacaggggcaaatgtctcatcaaaatcaattccttcaacttgagtgtacccctgtgcaactagtctatctttatttcttattatggtcccatattcatcagttttatttttaaatatccactttgtacctataacattggtatgacttggtctagggacaagaatccatacctcattccttgtgaattgatgtaactcttcttgcatagcattgatccatgattaATCATTTAAGGCCTCCTTCCCAGTTTTTGGTTCCAAAGtggaagtaaaacaaacaaattgaaccaaatttacatacctctttcgagtgaccatactctcttcaagatttcccaaaataaggtcaaaagggtgattcttttttactctggttgatggttctttttgaacggagtcagaggaagtaactggattttccttctctaTTTGCCCAGTTGCTGTTTCGACAAAATTGGCATTTGATACGTCAGCAGTGGCTGTTGTCCCCTCCGAAGGCTGTGCTGTCGGATCcgccatttctttatgatgttgaacatcaatgagcctgtcaatttcctcctcatgggagtactcagaaaaatcttttaaatcatctacaaccacattagctgattccataatagtttgggttctcatattatagacatgataagccctactattagtggaataaccaagaaaaactcccatatccactacaagaaatctgatctttacctaccaatattttacctacaaatatatattggtagggaaagtaatgttttgcctaccaatatttattggtagataatattagtaggtaaatgctagtccattatattatatttctgaacagagctttacctaccaataatatgagtaggtaatgatctttacctacgtatattatggagggaaattttttaaccattcccgctcaattttcccccgttttttattttcattatattattttattattataaatgcttatttggaagcttatgtggagtaaataagctgacatttacctaccaatttcttacctacatatatatattggtaggtaaaaataTCTTTTGCCCACTAATATTTATTGGTAGCGAATATTGGTAAGTAATTATTTGTCATTAGTATATTAATTCAGAAATGTTATTTCCTACCAATATGGAGACTTTACCTACATTTATTTTTCAGGGAAAAATTTTACAATTCCCGCTCAATTTTTCCTCCCATTTTTgcttactttttattttatatttttataaatgcttatgTGTAAGCTGATGTGTTATAATATTGATGATGTGTTAAATTTGTTGTAATATGTGTCTGCCATGtggcctttttttttttatcaaattaacaaatacattatatgttatatattatattttataacccTTTCACGCACCCTTTTCTTTCCTGTTTCCGTTCCCTGTTCTCTCACAGCCCTGTTCTCCACAGCCGTTCCGTTCCGTTCTCACAGCCGTTCCGTTCCTTGTTCTCTCACAGCCGCACGCCGCACCCTTTCCCTGTTCTCTCACAACCACACCCTTATCACAGCCACACGCCGCCTCTTCCAGTTCTTCCTCAAGACCTATATATCTGCAACTCCTGGGTAACAAGGTATCACCCACGACTATATTTCAAATTTGTTTCATTTTCAGTTTTTTCTTATTTCAGATCAAAGAAAATAGTTTAGAATTTAAAAGCAAGAACAGCTTCTTATCTGCATCTTGAATCGACAACGATCCAGCCGTGTATCGAATGTTTTGAGGCAGTCTCTTCGTTTATGATAGTGAAATGATATTCTAGATGCTGTAGAATGTCTAGCTCACTCGCCCATaaatttacttccaagttttccTGTTGACTGTGGGACTTTTATGGGTTTGAATTATATATAGACATATAGACTTTTATGGGTTTGAATTGTATATAGACATatagacataggcctacaacacGTTCagatttaaatttatataattgcAAATGAAAAAAAGTCAAATATTCAACACTTTCTAAATTTATATAATTGCAAATGAAAAAAGTCAAATATTCAAcactttttaaatttatataattgcAAATGAAAAAAGTCAAATATTCAACACATCCtgtga
The genomic region above belongs to Humulus lupulus chromosome 1, drHumLupu1.1, whole genome shotgun sequence and contains:
- the LOC133793837 gene encoding uncharacterized protein LOC133793837 isoform X2 — protein: MLYIIFYNPFTHPFLSCFRSLFSHSPVLHSRSVPFSQPFRSLFSHSRTPHPFPVLSQPHPYHSHTPPLPVLPQDLYICNSWVTRERGYLVTDEVFEALVKIGFSLDSPAFYTVYECFEVLDLVWVAL
- the LOC133793837 gene encoding uncharacterized protein LOC133793837 isoform X1 yields the protein MLYIIFYNPFTHPFLSCFRSLFSHSPVLHSRSVPFSQPFRSLFSHSRTPHPFPVLSQPHPYHSHTPPLPVLPQDLYICNSWVTRERGYLVTDEVFEALVKIGFSLDSPAFYTVYESFDQKKNGRFILDDFISLCIFL